A stretch of Sinorhizobium meliloti DNA encodes these proteins:
- a CDS encoding DUF6656 family protein: MAKLRYYDAADKAAAPPKAKAHTEFLRTGRIDRRRWMPNERQYLSYAEVAQQTARKLTTAGETTHRRINGFHASIQFPKMVFHRTLPSSPHLGYCHVTAAKTCLANGHEITWSFYFANFFCELGNETHFFDRIQPGYSRMYFAVAIEPDASEERIVVNRNVRGNGLIFRTQDPKVALKNVLMLGARDEALRRIVRSL, encoded by the coding sequence ATGGCAAAACTCCGATATTACGACGCTGCCGACAAGGCGGCCGCACCGCCGAAAGCCAAGGCTCACACCGAGTTCCTGCGGACCGGCCGGATCGATAGACGCCGGTGGATGCCGAACGAGCGACAGTATCTGAGTTATGCCGAGGTGGCGCAGCAGACGGCGCGGAAGCTGACGACAGCGGGCGAGACGACCCACAGGCGAATCAACGGGTTTCATGCCTCGATCCAGTTCCCGAAGATGGTTTTCCATCGCACGCTCCCCAGCAGTCCGCATCTCGGCTATTGCCACGTGACCGCCGCGAAAACCTGCCTCGCCAATGGTCATGAGATCACCTGGTCCTTTTATTTCGCGAACTTCTTCTGCGAGCTCGGGAACGAGACCCATTTCTTCGACCGTATCCAGCCGGGCTACTCGCGCATGTATTTCGCCGTCGCGATCGAGCCCGACGCCAGCGAGGAACGGATCGTCGTCAACCGCAACGTGCGCGGCAACGGGCTGATTTTCCGGACGCAGGATCCGAAGGTGGCGCTGAAGAACGTGCTGATGCTCGGCGCACGCGACGAAGCCTTGCGCCGGATCGTTCGCAGCCTTTGA
- a CDS encoding BA14K family protein produces MSRKWLSGALAALVLAASAVPSQAFTPLPPRVAAESAVTDVQYAPRRGYYRYGDFYYYNGHRGYRYQRPGYRYYRGWWYPPAAFGIVIERRPAYRPPVRYGSRHVQWCYDRYRSYRAYDNSYQPYNGPRRQCYSPYS; encoded by the coding sequence ATGTCACGCAAATGGCTTTCGGGCGCGCTTGCAGCGCTCGTGCTGGCGGCATCGGCGGTGCCGTCGCAGGCTTTCACGCCTCTGCCCCCGCGGGTTGCCGCCGAGAGCGCCGTCACGGACGTTCAGTATGCGCCTAGGCGTGGCTATTACCGGTATGGCGACTTCTATTATTACAACGGTCACCGTGGTTACCGCTACCAGCGCCCCGGCTATCGCTATTACCGGGGCTGGTGGTACCCGCCGGCTGCTTTCGGAATCGTAATCGAGCGCCGTCCCGCTTACCGCCCGCCGGTCCGTTACGGCAGCCGGCATGTCCAATGGTGCTATGATCGCTATCGCTCTTACAGGGCCTACGACAACAGTTATCAGCCCTATAACGGCCCCCGCCGGCAGTGCTATTCGCCCTATAGCTGA
- a CDS encoding hybrid-cluster NAD(P)-dependent oxidoreductase yields MTMEMPRSFRHFDELDPWRDRQHMLECMSAVAETADVMTFTFRSDKPAWFRYLPGQFVTLELPVAAKPVMRTYTLSSSPSRPLSVAVTVKAQPGSIGTRWMFDNLKPGMMLKAFGPLGDFSFVRHPGEKYLFISAGSGVTPMMSMTRWMADCAPETDVTFISCARRPDDLLFRSELEVLARQMPGLNLGFLVEGHEARHGWHGLRGRIDAAKLPMLAPDFLERTVFCCGPEPFMGNVRAMLEAAGFDMARYHQESFQPAAAPAAEELAIRAGPTADAGAGAARVTFTMSGKEATAVPGQTILQTARANGVRIGAACEGGICGTCRVLKIAGDVEMNHNGGILDDEIEEGYILACCSRPTSDVQIEA; encoded by the coding sequence ATGACCATGGAAATGCCTCGCTCCTTTCGCCATTTCGACGAGCTCGATCCCTGGAGAGACCGTCAGCACATGCTGGAGTGCATGTCGGCCGTAGCCGAAACCGCTGACGTGATGACCTTCACCTTCCGCTCCGACAAGCCGGCCTGGTTCCGCTACCTGCCGGGGCAGTTCGTGACACTCGAACTGCCCGTCGCAGCCAAGCCGGTGATGCGCACCTATACGCTGTCATCCTCGCCCTCGCGCCCGCTTTCGGTCGCGGTCACGGTCAAGGCGCAGCCGGGAAGCATCGGCACCCGCTGGATGTTCGACAATCTGAAGCCGGGCATGATGCTCAAGGCGTTCGGGCCGCTCGGCGATTTCAGCTTCGTCCGTCATCCCGGTGAAAAATATCTCTTCATATCGGCGGGGTCGGGCGTCACGCCGATGATGTCGATGACGCGCTGGATGGCCGACTGCGCGCCGGAAACGGATGTCACCTTCATTTCCTGCGCCCGGCGCCCGGACGATCTCCTCTTCAGATCGGAGCTCGAAGTTCTCGCCCGTCAGATGCCGGGGCTCAATCTCGGCTTCCTCGTGGAGGGGCATGAGGCGCGGCATGGCTGGCATGGTCTGCGCGGGCGCATAGACGCGGCGAAGCTGCCGATGCTCGCACCGGATTTCCTGGAAAGAACCGTCTTCTGCTGCGGGCCCGAGCCGTTCATGGGCAATGTTCGGGCAATGCTGGAAGCGGCGGGCTTCGACATGGCCCGTTACCACCAGGAGAGTTTCCAGCCCGCCGCGGCGCCAGCGGCCGAGGAGCTTGCAATTCGGGCCGGGCCTACCGCCGATGCCGGGGCCGGGGCGGCGCGGGTGACCTTTACCATGAGCGGCAAGGAAGCGACCGCCGTTCCCGGCCAGACGATCCTGCAGACGGCCCGCGCCAACGGTGTCAGGATCGGGGCCGCCTGCGAGGGCGGCATCTGCGGAACGTGCCGGGTGTTGAAGATCGCCGGCGACGTCGAGATGAACCACAATGGCGGCATTCTCGACGACGAGATCGAGGAGGGCTACATCCTCGCCTGCTGTTCGCGGCCGACAAGCGACGTCCAGATCGAGGCCTGA
- a CDS encoding crotonase/enoyl-CoA hydratase family protein encodes MTDHVLVERPDAYPGVQLIRFNRPEKKNAITRQMYARMTEALTAAGTDPAIRAMAFLGTEGCFSAGNDMADFLAFAMGGSMGGEVLDFLRALAGATKPIVSGVDGLAIGIGTTIHLHCDLTVSSARSVFKTPFVDLALVPEAASSLIAPRIMGHQRAFALLAAGEPLDAAGAREAGLIWKIVEETAVEEETLSAAARLAKKPPEALRIARDLIRGDRSDVLARIEEEAKHFAAQLKSAEARAAFEAFMRR; translated from the coding sequence ATGACCGACCACGTGCTCGTCGAACGGCCGGATGCCTATCCCGGCGTTCAGCTCATCCGGTTCAATCGGCCTGAGAAGAAGAACGCCATCACCCGCCAGATGTACGCCAGGATGACGGAGGCGCTGACCGCTGCCGGAACGGATCCCGCCATTCGCGCGATGGCATTCCTCGGAACGGAAGGGTGCTTCTCGGCCGGCAACGACATGGCCGACTTCCTCGCCTTCGCCATGGGGGGCAGCATGGGGGGCGAGGTTCTGGATTTCCTGCGGGCGCTTGCCGGCGCGACGAAACCGATCGTGTCCGGCGTCGACGGACTGGCGATCGGCATCGGCACGACCATCCACCTCCATTGCGACCTGACGGTCTCCTCCGCCCGCTCGGTGTTCAAGACCCCCTTCGTCGATCTGGCGCTCGTTCCGGAAGCGGCCTCGAGCCTGATCGCTCCGCGCATCATGGGCCATCAGCGCGCCTTTGCCCTGCTTGCAGCCGGCGAGCCGCTTGACGCCGCCGGTGCGCGCGAGGCCGGGCTGATCTGGAAGATCGTGGAAGAGACCGCCGTCGAGGAGGAGACGCTTTCAGCTGCAGCGCGCCTCGCAAAAAAACCGCCGGAAGCGCTGCGCATCGCCCGCGACCTCATTCGCGGCGACCGCAGCGATGTGCTTGCCCGGATCGAGGAGGAGGCGAAGCATTTTGCCGCGCAATTGAAAAGCGCCGAGGCGCGCGCCGCGTTCGAAGCCTTCATGCGCCGGTAG
- the mcpU gene encoding methyl-accepting chemotaxis protein McpU, giving the protein MPPLSGSPTLSKRSNLMTRILVAASCVVVGAFAGFSVYIDSLQRATTTKAVEEDIASSGNQAAQSVANWLNGRVTLTAMAADAAGQVADEAAIGSVLKNDVLTGEFISTYVGNESGQFMIWPDSKMPDGYDPRQRPWYQQAVKADARVLTEPYVDASSGDLIISAAVPVKHEGKLYGVTGSDFSLKALVSMVNGIDVGGEGFAFLANKDGQILVHPNAKLVTKTLADAFPVDPPAIGTGIMHTELDGKPMLVSFVPVKGLPSVEWYVGFALDADVAYSAISQFRVAATIATILAVGAMIAFLATLLSRLVIRPVTDMTGAMEKLAAGSLDVTIPGEERRDQIGSMAAAVAVFRANAVERKRLEDEADSNRSLSERERLEREAQKTRDAAEVQHAVDALATGLGRLADGDLAYRIGSPFADRLDRLREDFNNSVAKLHNTLCAVGANARAIDAGATEIRSAADDLARRTEQQAASVEETAAALEEITTTVRDSAHRAEEVGALVARTRAGAEKSGEVVQNAVEAMHAIEKSSGEISNIIGVIDDIAFQTNLLALNAGVEAARAGEAGKGFAVVAQEVRELAQRSANAAKEIKALITTSGEQVHSGVTLVGDTGRALQAIVVEVQEINKHVSAIVTATREQSTGLQEINTAVNTMDQGTQQNAAMVEQQTAASHGLASEAAALNALLAQFILGETQAASYQATSRRRAA; this is encoded by the coding sequence ATGCCGCCTCTTTCAGGGAGCCCCACCTTGTCCAAACGATCGAATCTCATGACGCGCATTCTCGTTGCCGCGTCCTGCGTCGTCGTCGGCGCCTTTGCAGGCTTTTCCGTCTATATCGACAGTCTCCAGCGCGCCACGACCACGAAAGCAGTGGAGGAGGATATCGCTTCCTCCGGCAACCAGGCGGCGCAGAGCGTCGCCAACTGGCTGAACGGCCGTGTGACGCTGACCGCGATGGCGGCGGACGCTGCCGGCCAGGTGGCTGACGAAGCCGCCATCGGGAGCGTCCTGAAGAACGACGTGCTGACCGGCGAATTCATCTCCACCTATGTCGGCAACGAGAGCGGCCAGTTCATGATCTGGCCGGACTCGAAGATGCCCGACGGTTACGATCCGCGCCAGCGCCCCTGGTATCAGCAGGCGGTGAAGGCCGATGCGCGCGTCCTAACCGAACCCTATGTCGACGCGTCGAGCGGCGACCTGATCATCAGCGCCGCCGTACCGGTGAAGCACGAGGGCAAACTTTACGGTGTGACGGGCAGCGATTTCTCGCTCAAGGCCCTCGTTTCCATGGTCAACGGCATCGACGTCGGCGGCGAAGGCTTTGCGTTCCTCGCCAACAAGGATGGCCAGATCCTGGTTCATCCCAATGCCAAGCTCGTGACGAAGACGCTCGCCGACGCCTTCCCGGTGGATCCGCCGGCGATCGGCACCGGGATCATGCACACCGAGCTCGACGGTAAGCCGATGCTCGTGAGCTTCGTGCCGGTGAAGGGGCTTCCGTCGGTCGAATGGTATGTCGGCTTCGCGCTCGATGCGGATGTCGCCTATTCGGCGATCAGCCAGTTCCGCGTCGCCGCGACGATCGCCACGATCCTGGCGGTCGGCGCGATGATCGCCTTCCTCGCCACGCTTCTGAGCCGCCTCGTCATCCGTCCGGTAACCGACATGACCGGTGCCATGGAGAAGCTCGCAGCCGGCAGTCTCGACGTTACGATCCCGGGAGAGGAGCGGCGCGACCAGATCGGGTCGATGGCGGCGGCCGTCGCCGTTTTCCGTGCCAATGCGGTCGAACGGAAGCGCCTCGAAGACGAGGCCGATTCCAACCGCTCGCTTTCGGAGCGCGAGCGTCTCGAGCGCGAGGCGCAGAAGACCCGCGATGCCGCCGAGGTTCAGCATGCGGTCGATGCGCTGGCGACGGGTCTCGGACGGCTGGCCGACGGCGATCTCGCCTATCGGATCGGCAGTCCCTTTGCCGACCGCCTGGATCGCCTCCGGGAAGACTTCAACAACTCGGTCGCCAAGCTGCACAACACGCTTTGCGCAGTGGGCGCCAATGCCCGCGCGATCGACGCGGGCGCGACGGAGATTCGCTCGGCCGCCGACGACCTCGCACGCCGCACCGAACAGCAGGCGGCATCCGTCGAAGAAACGGCCGCTGCGCTCGAGGAGATCACCACCACCGTCCGCGATTCCGCCCACCGGGCCGAGGAAGTCGGTGCGCTGGTCGCCCGCACCCGTGCCGGTGCGGAGAAGTCCGGCGAGGTGGTGCAGAATGCGGTCGAGGCCATGCACGCCATCGAGAAATCGTCCGGAGAAATCTCGAACATCATCGGCGTCATCGACGACATCGCCTTCCAGACCAATCTCCTGGCGCTCAATGCCGGCGTCGAAGCGGCACGGGCCGGCGAGGCGGGCAAGGGTTTCGCTGTCGTCGCCCAGGAAGTGCGCGAACTCGCCCAACGCTCGGCCAATGCCGCCAAGGAAATCAAGGCGCTGATCACCACCTCGGGCGAGCAGGTGCATTCCGGCGTGACGCTGGTCGGTGATACCGGACGGGCGCTGCAGGCGATCGTCGTCGAGGTGCAGGAGATCAACAAGCATGTAAGCGCGATCGTAACGGCGACGCGCGAGCAGTCGACCGGTCTCCAGGAGATCAACACGGCCGTCAACACGATGGACCAGGGCACCCAGCAGAATGCCGCTATGGTCGAGCAGCAGACGGCTGCCAGTCACGGCCTCGCATCCGAGGCCGCGGCGCTCAACGCGCTGCTCGCCCAGTTTATACTGGGCGAGACGCAAGCGGCCTCTTACCAGGCCACGAGCCGCCGCCGCGCAGCCTGA
- a CDS encoding acyl-CoA dehydrogenase yields the protein MYKAPVEEIAFTLKHVAGMAEALDAGTFGELGEDLVDAILGEAGRFASEEVAPLGDAGDRQGSRLVDGAVKTPEGWRELYRNWIAGGWNGLTAPEAFGGQNLPHMLHVAAMEMWNSGSMAFALAPTLTMGAIEALEKHGTDALKATFLPKMVSGEWMGTMNLTEPHAGSDLGVLKTRAERRDDGTYRILGQKIFITWGEHDFTDNIVHLVLARLPDAPAGTKGISLFLVPKFLVNEDGSLGERNDVFCHSLEHKLGIHGSPTCTMIYGDGKFGREKGAIGYLVGEENRGLACMFTMMNNARLAVGMQGVAIAEAATQKAIAYAKERTQGRAPGWSGDGMSPIIEHPDIARTLLTMKALTQGSRAIAYACAHAVDMAHAAQGEDARQWQERSSLLTPIAKSFATDAGVDVASMGIQVHGGMGFIEETGAARYLRDARIAPIYEGTNGIQAIDLVTRKLPLSDGAQVRGFIAELREVAAAVAASNREGFGETAARLDAAVADLEGATDWLLSRLRDGKLAEALAGATAYQRLFGLVLTGVYLAKGGLAEAGDGGQDRRVALCRFAAENLLSETSALKDRVVNGAESLAAARSILD from the coding sequence ATGTACAAGGCACCGGTCGAGGAGATCGCATTCACCCTGAAGCATGTTGCCGGCATGGCCGAGGCTCTCGACGCCGGGACGTTCGGCGAACTCGGCGAGGACCTTGTCGACGCGATCCTCGGCGAGGCCGGGCGCTTCGCCTCGGAAGAGGTGGCGCCGCTCGGCGACGCGGGCGACCGGCAGGGGTCGCGGCTCGTCGATGGCGCCGTCAAGACGCCGGAGGGTTGGCGGGAACTCTACCGCAACTGGATTGCCGGCGGCTGGAACGGCCTGACGGCTCCGGAAGCCTTCGGCGGGCAGAACCTGCCGCACATGCTGCACGTCGCCGCCATGGAAATGTGGAACAGCGGCTCAATGGCCTTCGCACTTGCGCCGACGCTCACCATGGGCGCCATCGAAGCGCTCGAGAAGCACGGCACCGACGCTCTGAAGGCGACCTTCCTGCCGAAGATGGTGTCGGGCGAATGGATGGGGACCATGAACCTGACCGAGCCGCATGCCGGCTCGGACCTCGGCGTGCTCAAGACCCGCGCAGAGCGCCGCGACGACGGCACCTATCGCATCCTGGGGCAGAAGATCTTCATCACCTGGGGCGAGCACGATTTCACCGACAATATCGTCCATCTGGTACTCGCGCGGCTACCCGATGCGCCAGCCGGGACGAAGGGCATTTCGCTGTTTCTCGTGCCGAAGTTCCTCGTCAACGAGGATGGTTCGCTTGGCGAGCGAAACGACGTTTTCTGCCATTCGCTGGAGCACAAGCTCGGCATCCACGGATCGCCGACCTGCACCATGATCTACGGCGACGGGAAATTCGGCCGCGAGAAGGGGGCGATCGGCTATCTGGTCGGTGAGGAAAACCGGGGTCTCGCCTGCATGTTCACGATGATGAACAATGCGCGGCTTGCCGTCGGGATGCAGGGCGTCGCGATCGCGGAGGCCGCCACCCAGAAGGCGATCGCCTATGCCAAGGAGCGCACGCAGGGCCGCGCGCCCGGGTGGAGCGGCGACGGCATGAGTCCGATCATCGAGCATCCGGATATTGCCCGCACGCTGCTGACGATGAAGGCGCTGACCCAAGGATCGCGCGCCATCGCCTATGCCTGCGCCCACGCCGTCGACATGGCGCATGCCGCGCAAGGCGAGGACGCCCGCCAGTGGCAGGAGCGTTCGAGCCTGCTGACGCCGATCGCCAAGTCCTTCGCCACCGACGCCGGCGTCGACGTCGCCTCGATGGGCATTCAGGTCCACGGCGGCATGGGATTCATCGAGGAGACCGGGGCCGCGCGCTATCTTCGCGACGCCCGCATCGCGCCGATCTACGAAGGCACCAACGGCATCCAGGCGATCGACCTCGTCACCCGCAAGCTGCCGCTTTCCGATGGCGCACAGGTGCGCGGCTTCATCGCCGAACTCCGGGAGGTCGCCGCTGCCGTCGCCGCGTCGAACAGGGAAGGCTTCGGCGAAACGGCCGCACGGCTCGATGCGGCGGTTGCGGATCTCGAAGGGGCGACCGACTGGCTGCTTTCGAGGCTGCGCGACGGAAAGCTTGCCGAGGCGCTCGCCGGCGCGACCGCCTATCAGCGCCTGTTCGGCCTCGTGCTGACCGGGGTCTATCTCGCCAAGGGCGGGCTCGCCGAAGCCGGTGACGGGGGGCAGGACCGGCGCGTTGCACTTTGCCGCTTCGCAGCGGAAAATCTGCTTTCGGAGACGAGCGCGCTCAAGGACCGCGTCGTCAACGGCGCAGAGAGCCTTGCCGCTGCCCGTTCCATACTCGACTGA
- a CDS encoding transporter, which translates to MNLISPDIPGLVWAYRFVPGESRCRRIAADSPVESLEAGEDWVWLHLALSDARTPALIERIGNLPQEAIATLTSHDTQAAITVADDVVHGTLVDFERTFDAVTQTIGWLHFAVSDRMIITTRLHPLRSVDRVKAAVEKSARCRRPIDLFEMLVVEFQRTLITLVLELTEELNVIEDHVYGEAGHSKQPGLAPLRRTVVRLHRHLRTVLALLRRAGALEEDEVPPGFIDVAERLSDRLEAVDRDVFALQERARLLHEEIDSKISSETNRHLYILSLMTAFLLPPTLVTGFFGMNTGALPFSEGSGTNFAGMLIASSMGLAWIVLKRIGII; encoded by the coding sequence ATGAATCTGATCTCACCCGATATACCGGGCCTCGTCTGGGCCTACCGGTTCGTACCGGGAGAAAGCCGGTGCCGGCGCATAGCCGCCGATTCGCCCGTCGAGAGCCTTGAGGCAGGCGAAGACTGGGTCTGGCTGCACCTCGCGCTCAGCGACGCACGCACACCGGCGCTGATCGAGCGCATCGGAAATCTCCCGCAGGAGGCAATCGCCACCCTGACGAGTCACGACACGCAGGCCGCGATCACGGTGGCGGACGACGTCGTGCACGGCACTCTGGTCGATTTCGAGCGGACATTCGATGCGGTGACGCAGACGATCGGCTGGCTTCATTTTGCCGTCAGCGACCGGATGATCATCACCACGCGCCTGCATCCGCTGAGAAGTGTCGATCGCGTGAAAGCGGCCGTGGAGAAGAGCGCCAGATGCCGCCGCCCTATCGACCTCTTCGAGATGCTCGTCGTGGAGTTCCAGCGCACTCTGATCACGCTGGTGCTCGAGCTGACGGAGGAATTGAACGTCATAGAGGACCATGTCTATGGGGAGGCCGGGCACAGCAAGCAGCCGGGCCTGGCGCCATTGCGCCGGACCGTCGTGCGGCTGCACCGGCACCTGCGGACGGTGCTCGCCCTGTTGCGCCGGGCCGGAGCCCTGGAAGAGGACGAGGTGCCGCCGGGCTTTATCGACGTGGCCGAGAGACTTTCGGATCGGCTGGAGGCCGTCGACCGGGATGTCTTCGCCCTCCAGGAACGCGCGAGGCTGCTGCACGAGGAAATCGACAGCAAGATTTCCTCGGAAACGAATCGTCACCTCTATATCCTCTCGCTGATGACCGCCTTCCTGCTGCCGCCAACGCTCGTCACCGGCTTCTTCGGCATGAACACGGGGGCGCTCCCCTTTTCCGAGGGCAGCGGCACCAATTTTGCGGGCATGCTCATTGCCTCGTCCATGGGCCTTGCCTGGATCGTCCTCAAGCGCATCGGCATTATCTGA
- a CDS encoding glycoside hydrolase family 25 protein, whose amino-acid sequence MEKRGISIIGMILRLAVLMGLTFAAANARASEVEPWKERRNAIIVDAYELNSIDWEAMLKDKRIAGFIAKASDGLPESYTCTGDHGGDTVAHCRTMWRKYAVSRELYQTRRMLARSHGLLWGAYHLARPGNPVDQANHFIDYADPRDDELMVLDIEGIDPEKYMSLEDAAIFAGHVKARTGRYPVLYTNHATAKHIAANRIKHRLLSRLPLWYARYKPDIRKVFPMGNWDRYALWQFSSAHNCGKKRCPYRVPGTLDDIDVNVAAMSASALKSVWPHGALLPEKPPVLTVIASATVGTIPALNANATTTLSRPLVISRAEAESGSGAGADETVTGSIAVRAAEARLPYQSERR is encoded by the coding sequence ATGGAAAAGCGGGGAATCTCGATCATAGGGATGATCTTGCGCCTGGCAGTCCTCATGGGCCTGACCTTCGCGGCGGCGAACGCACGCGCTAGCGAAGTGGAGCCGTGGAAAGAGCGGCGGAACGCCATCATCGTCGACGCTTACGAGCTGAACAGCATCGACTGGGAAGCCATGCTGAAGGACAAGCGGATCGCGGGCTTCATCGCGAAGGCTTCCGACGGCCTGCCGGAAAGCTACACCTGTACCGGTGACCACGGCGGCGATACGGTTGCCCATTGCAGGACGATGTGGCGCAAATATGCGGTCAGCCGCGAACTCTATCAGACGCGCCGGATGCTCGCGCGCTCGCATGGTCTGCTCTGGGGCGCCTATCATCTCGCAAGGCCTGGCAACCCCGTCGATCAGGCGAACCACTTCATCGACTATGCCGATCCGCGCGACGACGAGCTGATGGTGCTCGATATCGAAGGGATCGATCCGGAAAAATACATGTCGCTCGAAGACGCCGCGATCTTCGCCGGCCATGTGAAGGCCCGGACGGGGCGCTATCCCGTCCTCTACACCAACCACGCAACCGCGAAACACATTGCCGCCAACCGCATCAAGCATCGGCTTCTTTCGCGCCTTCCGCTCTGGTATGCGCGCTACAAGCCCGATATCCGTAAAGTCTTTCCGATGGGAAACTGGGACCGCTACGCGCTCTGGCAATTCTCCTCGGCGCATAATTGCGGAAAGAAGCGCTGCCCCTATCGGGTGCCCGGCACCCTCGACGATATAGACGTGAATGTCGCAGCGATGAGTGCATCGGCACTGAAGAGCGTCTGGCCTCATGGCGCGCTTCTTCCGGAGAAGCCGCCGGTGCTCACTGTTATCGCCTCGGCCACCGTCGGCACGATCCCGGCGCTGAACGCAAATGCGACGACCACTCTTTCGCGGCCGCTCGTGATAAGCCGCGCCGAGGCGGAGAGCGGATCAGGAGCCGGCGCCGACGAGACGGTTACCGGCTCCATCGCCGTCAGGGCCGCCGAGGCACGCCTGCCCTACCAATCCGAGCGGCGTTAA
- a CDS encoding aromatic ring-hydroxylating oxygenase subunit alpha codes for MEIQTEMLRKLKTRREGYSLDRAFYVDADYYRQDLEQIWYKDWLFIGHDCEVPRPGNYFTAQVGDYPVVIVRDRQGAVRALHNSCRHRGSRVCTQHKGSSAKLVCPYHQWTYELDGRLLFARQMPEGFDPAEHSLKPIHCETVGGYIFISLAEHPMDFRPFRETVAAYLAPHRLGETKVAFESTIVEKGNWKLVWENNRECYHCAANHPELCRTYPEAPTVTGVQGAMNDPEIGAHWQKCEAAGLPSAFKIAPTGQFRMTRMPLINGAESYTMSGQKAVRKQLSAGVDADGIGTLLLFHYPTTWNHILGDHAITFRVLPLGPELTEVTTKWLVNKDAVEGVDYTIDELTHVWTETNDQDRQIVEENAFGIRSPAYEPGPYSAEHEGGVMQFVEWYSSFMLDRLQGGAAHLSRVA; via the coding sequence ATGGAAATTCAGACCGAAATGCTGCGCAAGCTGAAGACCCGTCGCGAAGGCTACAGCCTCGACCGCGCCTTCTACGTCGATGCTGATTATTACCGTCAGGACCTGGAGCAGATCTGGTACAAGGATTGGCTGTTCATCGGCCATGATTGCGAAGTCCCGCGGCCGGGGAACTATTTCACGGCGCAGGTCGGCGATTACCCGGTCGTTATCGTTCGAGACAGGCAGGGCGCGGTCCGGGCACTGCACAATTCGTGCCGCCATCGCGGCTCGCGCGTCTGCACGCAGCACAAAGGCTCATCCGCCAAACTCGTCTGTCCCTACCACCAGTGGACCTACGAACTCGACGGCCGCCTGCTCTTCGCGCGGCAGATGCCCGAGGGCTTCGACCCGGCCGAGCACAGTCTGAAGCCGATCCACTGCGAGACCGTCGGCGGTTACATCTTCATCAGTCTTGCCGAACACCCGATGGACTTCCGGCCGTTCCGCGAGACGGTCGCGGCCTATCTCGCGCCGCATCGCCTGGGGGAAACGAAGGTCGCCTTCGAGAGCACCATCGTCGAGAAGGGCAATTGGAAGCTGGTCTGGGAGAACAATCGCGAGTGTTACCACTGCGCCGCCAATCATCCGGAACTCTGCCGTACCTATCCGGAAGCGCCGACCGTAACCGGTGTCCAGGGGGCGATGAACGATCCGGAAATCGGCGCCCACTGGCAGAAATGCGAGGCGGCGGGCCTTCCGAGCGCCTTCAAAATCGCGCCCACGGGCCAGTTCCGCATGACGAGAATGCCGCTGATCAACGGCGCCGAGAGCTATACGATGTCCGGACAGAAGGCCGTCCGCAAGCAACTCTCCGCCGGCGTAGACGCCGATGGCATCGGGACGCTGCTCCTCTTCCATTATCCGACGACCTGGAACCACATTCTCGGCGACCATGCGATCACCTTCCGCGTTCTGCCGCTCGGGCCGGAACTGACTGAGGTTACGACCAAATGGCTGGTCAACAAGGATGCGGTGGAGGGCGTCGACTACACGATAGACGAGCTGACGCACGTCTGGACGGAGACCAACGATCAGGACCGGCAGATCGTCGAGGAAAACGCCTTCGGAATCCGCTCGCCCGCCTATGAGCCGGGTCCTTATTCCGCCGAACACGAGGGCGGCGTCATGCAGTTCGTCGAGTGGTATTCGAGCTTCATGCTGGACCGCCTTCAGGGCGGGGCCGCGCATCTCTCGCGGGTGGCATGA